The DNA sequence TCCTCCTGCACACGCTCCTCCACCTCCAGGGAGATGCGCTCGTCGCTGAAGAGCATGAAGTGATGGATGAGGATCTTGGCGGCCTCCTGCAGGGCGTTCTTCGGCGTGATGCTGCCGTCGGTGGTCACCTCGATGGTGAGTTTCTCGTAGTCGGTCTTCTCCTCCACGCGGGTGTTCTCCACCTGGTAGCGCACATTCTTGATGGGCGTGTAGATGGAGTCGATGAAGATGGTGCCGATGGGGGCGCCCTCCACCTTGTTCTCATCGGCGGGCACATAGCCACGGCCCTTGCCCACGGTGAGTTCCACATGCAGCTTCACGTTGGACTCCATGTTGCAGATGACCAGCTCCGGGTTGAGCACCTGGAAACCGGTGGTGTGCTTGCCGATGTCGCCGGCGGTGAAGCCGTCCTTGCCGGACACGGTGAAGGAGACCTTCTCGGTGCTCACATCCTCCAGCTGGCGGCGGAAGCGCACCTGCTTGAGGTTGAGCACGATCTCGGTCATGTCCTCCATCACGCCCTTGATGGTGGTGAACTCATGGTCCACCCCGTCGATGCGCACCGAGGTGATGGCATGGCCCTCCAGGGAGGAGAGCAGGATGCGGCGCAGCGCATTGCCGATGGTGATGCCATAGCCGGGCTCCAGCGGGCGGAACTCGAAGGAGCCGCGCTTGTCGTCGGATTCGA is a window from the Flavobacteriales bacterium genome containing:
- a CDS encoding DNA-directed RNA polymerase subunit alpha, with the protein product MPILEFQRPDKVTMIESDDKRGSFEFRPLEPGYGITIGNALRRILLSSLEGHAITSVRIDGVDHEFTTIKGVMEDMTEIVLNLKQVRFRRQLEDVSTEKVSFTVSGKDGFTAGDIGKHTTGFQVLNPELVICNMESNVKLHVELTVGKGRGYVPADENKVEGAPIGTIFIDSIYTPIKNVRYQVENTRVEEKTDYEKLTIEVTTDGSITPKNALQEAAKILIHHFMLFSDERISLEVEERVQEEEFDETSLHMRQLLKTKLVDMDLSVRALNCLKAADIETLGDLVSYNKNDLLKFRNFGKKSLTELEDLVENKGLSFGMNVSKYKLDKE